A genome region from Rattus norvegicus strain BN/NHsdMcwi chromosome 17, GRCr8, whole genome shotgun sequence includes the following:
- the LOC134482813 gene encoding spermatogenesis-associated protein 31A3-like: MANLPLVASFPLVKEHLLHKDSTLSPTLLNSLTCKESQTLTCDSTPPVTTMPKMHPLPRPCGPTSPSCPQDPVFCSPSETDQSMTPPPSPPLPPPPFPLISLPPPPPPLSLPPSLPPPLSLPPSLPPPPLSLPPSPPPPPLPPPPLPLFPPLSLPPPPPPLPLPLPSPPPPPPPRCEWKTQLVTSRSTSPPALPCPMASPPGLEHSNMSPSSSSWYKAAARTWCHSKWSQDETLQEDLHFSFQEASLWTDPGYRQLEAGEPPFIKPDVQKILELQISKRVELKLWKEQGRESFDHALSCVGDMLQSWSSEQAITCKSEQLSGLHQLFSPRVFWNKSQKDCRQLYWGLPFLHSESLMATVSMVGSPLDSPAIFFNELSPYNLRQAERNAAPLLFSPKPLLQHLVPSNPLTTNVPYPRSPPGSGVKTLSPDLTSLPSLQPNPPPTRDSRASCPIDSKSQLIFPVAVQHLDQHLLKKNQESRSDLPSVVKMSQEVSHQLISTSLASQGQDSVLHLLKDFTDPQLKQHLEQHLKTRFWKHEDQKIQLSTYLMKSEDKLPGMGHAEDNRGTSCSSALAGKSSPHAQRVSAKGPEILQTGKDPCCDLTNGPGRPLRDTDGITEGSLGTVLDSIAVTEVENSVRQPRSNSAGPQPGGPGEQQLQDTLRNHFSEHSHDNDSMVPVGTCPGIPGDHMVVRRENSETHLDNSEIEKPETNIKTEKQMSLNDGSNFKDTSPGLPLLDPDVQQVLETHLSRRLVRHRWILPLRGLRALQLFKVNKAVALSLPQPPSPSQTSLKSRDDSVTKIAAVLGDPFQKGSEGDLKRKTVFQSQTPPSALNLEFPSGTRPSDKLCPSESPSNVQKSRVASLYRTRSLVVRDRHSDTVLGPRNDNPVPGPNLLKSDHASQESEGADLDLSHGLSVQGTIVDACPTTSRDKRELEEEGSCDWALNAEAREVSPTQSKEHLKGIESLKVNEKQSPSRAISKEPEDSVTAVFLQDCSTGMIFQDCGPEVLLEADLLASQASQSGFRTRSTTSKTSSRDMYPYFSRGGNVPKNIKSEEPWTSHIYDLTKYKEGFRGPRQDRHLSQTRPAQACWSDTRENNSSPLPEKKIGDRIKSFMTHIMSSKSKVQENFLHKHKASSVTSLSQGSVMRRVFLPPQVAEAQDFTISVRPILQEKVGVGHARTASKKSLHKDPPQAPMGRHVCLHRTATAERHETQGNTPKVHSQPSTDKWMDYTCQAQLLRESVIRTQACQHRLQPPCFSGTPVYSPWHCLCRSELSRKAKAFLHLSG, encoded by the coding sequence ATGGCCAACTTGCCTCTAGTGGCCTCCTTCCCTCTGGTCAAGGAACACTTGCTGCACAAAGATTCAACTTTGTCACCTACCCTGCTAAATTCCCTTACTTGTAAGGAATCACAAACACTTACATGTGATTCTACCCCACCAGTGACGACAATGCCAAAAATGCATCCTTTACCACGACCATGTGGCCCAACCTCCCCATCCTGTCCTCAAGATCCAGTGTTCTGCTCTCCATCCGAGACAGACCAAAGCatgactcctcctccttctcctcctcttcctcctcctccttttcctctgatctctcttcctcctcctcctcctcctctatcccttcctccctctcttcctcctcctctttcccttcctccctctcttcctcctcctcctctttcccttcctccctctcctcctcctcctcctcttcctcctcctccccttcctctttttcctcctctttctcttcctcctccacctcctcctcttcctcttcctcttccttctcctcctcctcctcctcctcctcgatgTGAGTGGAAAACACAACTAGTGACCTCACGAAGCACATCTCCTCCAGCTTTGCCTTGTCCCATGGCAAGCCCCCCAGGCCTTGAGCACTCAAACAtgtctccttcaagctcttcctggtACAAGGCGGCTGCCAGGACCTGGTGTCATTCTAAGTGGTCACAGGATGAGACCCTGCAAGAGGATCTCCATTTCAGCTTCCAAGAGGCCTCATTGTGGACAGACCCTGGATACAGGCAGCTAGAGGCTGGAGAACCCCCGTTCATCAAGCCTGATGTGCAGAAGATACTGGAGCTGCAGATTAGCAAGAGGGTAGAACTGAAGCTCTggaaagagcaaggaagggagagcTTTGACCACGCCTTGAGCTGTGTGGGTGATATGCTGCAGTCCTGGAGCAGCGAGCAGGCCATCACCTGCAAGTCAGAGCAGCTCTCAGGTCTCCATCAGCTCTTTTCCCCCAGGGTCTTCTGGAACAAGTCTCAGAAGGACTGCAGGCAGCTTTACTGGGgcctcccctttcttcacagTGAGTCCCTTATGGCTACTGTCAGCATGGTGGGCTCACCACTCGACTCCCCTGCCATCTTTTTCAATGAACTCTCTCCTTACAACTTAAGACAAGCTGAGAGGAATGCAGCTCCACTGCTCTTCTCTCCAAAGCCCTTGCTTCAACACTTGGTCCCTTCCAATCCTTTGACTACAAACGTGCCATACCCCCGTTCGCCACCAGGGTCTGGAGTCAAAACCCTGTCCCCTGACCTAACCTCCCTCCCAAGCCTACAACCCAATCCACCTCCAACTAGGGATTCCAGGGCTTCCTGCCCCATAGATTCAAAATCCCAACTTATTTTCCCAGTTGCTGTTCAACACCTAGATCAGCACCTTttgaagaagaaccaagaaagtAGGAGCGATTTACCTAGTGTAGTGAAAATGTCACAGGAAGTCTCTCATCAACTCATTTCCACCAGTTTAGCTTCCCAGGGACAAGACTCTGTTCTCCACCTCCTGAAGGATTTCACTGACCCCCAGCTCAAACAGCACCTAGAGCAACACTTAAAAACCAGGTTCTGGAAACATGAGGACCAAAAGATCCAGCTATCTACTTATCTCATGAAGTCTGAGGACAAACTCCCAGGGATGGGTCATGCAGAAGATAATCGAGGGACTTCATGTTCCTCAGCACTGGCAGGAAAAAGCAGCCCGCATGCACAGAGGGTCTCAGCAAAAGGTCCAGAGATACTCCAGACAGGGAAGGACCCATGCTGCGATCTGACAAACGGTCCAGGAAGACCTCTGAGAGATACTGATGGGATCACAGAGGGATCACTGGGCACAGTTCTAGACTCGATCGCTGTGACAGAGGTGGAGAACTCTGTGAGACAGCCAAGAAGCAACTCAGCAGGTCCCCagccaggaggaccaggagagcaGCAGCTACAAGACACACTGAGGAACCACTTCAGTGAGCACAGCCATGACAATGACAGTATGGTGCCTGTGGGCACTTGCCCTGGAATTCCGGGGGACCACATGGTGGTCCGTCGTgaaaactcagagacccatttgGACAACTCAGAAattgaaaaaccagaaacaaatatCAAAACGGAGAAGCAGATGTCGTTGAATGATGGGTCCAACTTCAAAGATACTTCTCCTGGGCTTCCCTTGCTAGATCCTGACGTCCAGCAGGTGCTGGAAACTCATCTTTCAAGACGCCTGGTGAGGCACAGATGGATCTTGCCCCTCAGAGGCCTCAGGGCCCTACAACTCTTCAAGGTGAACAAGGCTGTAGCTTTGTCACTTCCACAACCCCCAAGTCCCTCTCAGACATCTTTGAAATCTAGGGATGACTCTGTTACAAAAATTGCTGCTGTCCTGGGAGACCCTTTCCAGAAAGGTTCAGAAGGagatctgaaaagaaaaacagttttccagagtcaaacccctccctctgccctcaacCTTGAATTTCCAAGTGGAACTCGTCCTAGTGACAAATTATGCCCCTCTGAGTCCCCTTCAAATGTCCAGAAGAGCAGAGTGGCTTCCTTGTACAGGACACGCAGCCTTGTAGTCAGAGACCGGCACAGCGACACAGTTCTAGGACCTCGGAATGACAACCCAGTGCCAGGTCCAAACCTACTCAAGAGTGACCATGCCTCACAGGAGAGTGAGGGTGCAGATTTAGACCTCTCCCATGGGCTGTCAGTTCAGGGGACCATTGTAGACGCCTGCCCAACAACTAGCAGAGATAaaagggagctggaggaggaggggtcCTGTGACTGGGCTCTCAATGCAGAAGCCAGGGAAGTGTCACCCACTCAGAGTAAAGAACATCTGAAAGGTATAGAATCcctgaaagtcaatgaaaaacagTCCCCTTCCAGAGCCATTtccaaggagccagaagattctgtTACTGCTGTCTTCCTGCAGGACTGTAGCACTGGCATGATCTTTCAAGACTGTGGCCCAGAGGTCCTGCTGGAGGCAGATCTCCTAGCCTCTCAGGCCTCACAGTCAGGCTTCAGGACTAGGTCCACtaccagcaaaacatcctccaggGACATGTACCCTTACTTTTCAAGAGGAGGGAATGTGCCCAAGAATATTAAATCTGAAGAACCATGGACTAGCCATATCTATGATCTAACTAAATACAAAGAGGGCTTTAGGGGCCCCAGGCAAGATAGACACCTTTCACAGACAAGACCTGCCCAAGCCTGCTGGTCAGATACTCGTGAAAACAATTCCTCCCctctaccagaaaaaaaaattggggacAGGATAAAAAGTTTTATGACACACATTATGTCAAGTAAAAGTAAAGTGCAGGAGAACTTCCTGCACAAACACAAGGCCTCATCAGTCACTTCCCTAAGTCAAGGCTCAGTCATGAGAAGGGTGTTTCTGCCCCCACAGGTAGCTGAGGCTCAGGACTTCACGATCTCGGTCAGGCCTATTCTACAGGAGAAAGTGGGGGTTGGCCATGCCAGGACAGCCTCAAAGAAAAGTTTGCACAAAGACCCACCCCAGGCTCCTATGggcaggcatgtctgcctccacaggactgccactgcagaaagacacgaaacacaaggaaacactcccaaggtacacagccaaccttccacagacaaatggatggactaCACCTGCCAGGCCCAGCTGCTCAGAGAGTCTGTGATCAGAACTCAAGCCTGTCAGCACAGGTTACAGCCACCATGTTTCTCAGGCACCCCGGTCTACTCTCCGTGGCACTGCCTGTGCAGAAGTGAGCTGTCTAGAAAAGCAAAAGCTTTTCTACACCTATCGGGATAG